A region from the Coturnix japonica isolate 7356 chromosome 28, Coturnix japonica 2.1, whole genome shotgun sequence genome encodes:
- the ANO8 gene encoding anoctamin-8 isoform X2, with protein METGCFFTPPPFLLPFPISRRCGRIGSQHRCGAAGRDKLFGKRLLQAGRYIMSHKAWMKTVPTENCDVLMTFPDSTDDHTLLWLLNHIRLGIPELIVQVRHHKHTRAYAFFVTATYESLLRGADEIGLRKPVKAEFGGGMRSFSCEEDYIYENIENELYFFTSQERQNIIRYWLENLRAKQGEALHNIHFLEGQPIIPELAARGVIQQVFPLHEQRILKRLMKSWVQAICEAQPLDEICDYFGVKIAMYFAWLGFYTSAMVYPAVFGSILYTFTESDQTSQDICCVVFAIFNVVWATLFLEEWKRRGAEFAYKWGTLDTPAESIEEPRPQFRGVKRISPVTSAEEFYYPPWKRLLFQCLVSLPVCLACLSFVFLVMLGCFQLQELVLSVKELPRILRFLPKIVLAVIVTTCDEVYKKIAYWLNDMENYRLQSAYEKHLIIKIVLFQFVNSYLSLFYIGFYLKDMERLKELLLIFSLSQSLVRQLKEALLPFILLHLHLSLIFLKGLLGFCWRLGVSKMLATLLITRQFLQNVKEVSQPHLYRRLRRGELSLHNLRELSHAVLRLLTHPRAPPAAGAAHEGSRGEKKCLNGGCGVPEEEEEEEEGRRESDSEDESVLDCGLKLKKVSFIEKAERRSTEPCSTEEESFLEEGSPTMVEKGMDPASVFELGDDEEDAEGPPGSPAKAAEPATGPRVTRRRREEEEGEEEGRRRNRASWIDPPEEDYSTQLTQAEVESCMKKYEDTFQDYQEMFIQFGYVVLFSSAFPLAAMCALVNNIIEIRSDAFKLCTGLQRPFGQRVESIGQWQKVMEAMGVLAIVVNCYLIAQCGQLQRLFPWLSPEGAIISVVVLEHFALLLKYVIQVAIPDIPAWVAEEMAKLEYQRREAFKHERQAQHHFQQQQRRKREEEERQRHAEYQARKEREANRDEAKAEAAGQDPAHEKSQSKGKGSSGSSTHGSDKPKRPSSLLATNNVMKLKQIIPLQGKFLSGGAGPGSTAARSPQSPTSSDNKLPGFLSFKFLKSPETKRDAATEKVQSPTKPFNPGKLFNFGKSEGTGSNGATASPQPRAGPSTDGGERPGPSKSHLNGAPEDGAREEPEPRAEEESGGYRL; from the exons ATGGAGACAGGCTGCTTTTTCACTCCCCCCCCATTTTTGCTGCCGTTTCCCATCTCCCGGCGCTGCGGCCGCATTGGATCCCAGCAccgctgtggggctgcaggcagag ACAAGCTTTTTGGGAAGCGACTGCTCCAAGCCGGGCGTTACATCATGTCCCACAAAGCCTGGATGAAGACGGTGCCCACCGAGAACTGCGACGTGCTCATGACCTTCCCAG ACAGCACAGATGACCATACACTGCTTTGGCTGCTGAACCACATCCGCCTCGGCATCCCCGAGCTCATCGTGCAGGTGCGGCACCACAAGCACACCCGCGCCTACGCCTTCTTCGTCACCGCCACCTACGAGAG TTTGCTGCGTGGGGCTGATGAGATCGGGCTGAGGAAACCGGTGAAGGCTGAGTTTGGGGGCGGCATGAGGAGCTTCTCCTGCGAGGAGGATTACATCTATGAGAACATTGAGAATGAGCTTTACTTCTTCACCTCTcag GAAAGGCAAAACATCATCAGGTATTGGCTGGAGAACCTGCGGGCCAAGCAGGGAGAGGCGCTGCACAACATTCACTTCCTGGAGGGGCAGCCCATCA TCCCGGAGCTGGCGGCCCGCGGCGTCATCCAGCAGGTCTTCCCACTGCATGAGCAGAGGATCCTCAAGAGGCTGATGAAGTCCTGGGTGCAGGCCATCTGCGAGGCACAGCCACTCG ATGAGATCTGTGATTACTTTGGGGTGAAGATCGCCATGTACTTCGCCTGGCTCGGCTTCTACACCTCGGCCATGGTGTACCCTGCTGTGTTCGGCTCCATCCTCTACACCTTCACTGAGAGCGAccag ACCAGTCAGGACATCTGCTGTGTGGTCTTTGCCATCTTCAACGTGGTTTGGGCCACACTCTTCCTGGAGGAGTGGAAGCGCCGTGGGGCAGAGTTTGCGTATAAATGGGGGACGCTGGACACCCCCGCAGAGTCCATCGAGGAGCCGAGGCCACAGTTCAGG GGGGTGAAGAGGATCAGCCCCGTGACCAGCGCCGAGGAGTTCTACTATCCACCCTGGAAGCGGctgctgttccagtgcctgGTCAGCCTGCCCGTCTGCCTCGCCTGCCTCTCCTTCGTCTTCCTCGTCATGCTGGGCTGCTTCCAGCTCCAG GAGCTGGTGCTGAGTGTCAAGGAGCTGCCCCGCATCCTCCGTTTCCTGCCCAAAATCGTGCTGGCCGTCATCGTTACGACCTGCGACGAGGTTTACAAGAAGATCGCCTACTGGCTGAATGATATGG AGAATTACCGCCTGCAGAGTGCCTACGAGAAACACCTCATCATCAAAATCGTCCTG TTTCAGTTTGTAAATTCATACCTAAGTCTTTTCTACATCGGTTTCTACCTCAAAGACATGGAGCGGCTGAAGGAG CTCCTGCTCATCTTCTCTCTGTCCCAAAGCCTCGTGCGCCAGCTCAAAGAGGCGCTCCTCCCCTTcatcctcctccacctccacctcTCCCTCATCTTCCTTAAGGGCCTCCTGGGCTTTTGCTGGAGACTGGGAGTATCCAAA ATGCTGGCCACGCTGCTCATCACACGGCAGTTCCTGCAGAACGTCAAGGAGGTGTCGCAGCCCCACTTGTATCGCCGCCTGCGACGGGGGGAGCTCAGCCTACACAACCTCCGTGAGCTGTCCCACGCCGTTCTCCGTCTGCTCACCCATCCCCGAGCACCGCCGGCTGCCGGTGCAGCCCACGAGGGGTCGCGGGGGGAGAAGAAGTGTCTAAATGGAGGCTGCGGGGTGcccgaggaggaggaggaggaggaagaaggacgTCGGGAGTCGGATTCGGAGGATGAGAGCGTGCTGGACTGTGGGCTGAAGCTGAAGAAGGTGAGCTTCATTGAGAAAGCGGAGCGGCGCAGCACCGAGCCCTGCAGCACCGAGGAGGAGAGCTTCCTGGAGGAGGGCAGCCCCACCATGGTGGAGAAAGGGATGGATCCCGCCTCTGTCTTCGAGCTGGGTGATGATGAGGAGGATGCTGAAGGTCCCCCAGGCAGCCCGGCCAAGGCAGCGGAGCCGGCCACAGGCCCACGGGTCACAcggaggaggagggaggaagaggagggtgAGGAGGAAGGGCGCAGGCGGAACCGGGCGTCGTGGATTGATCCACCTGAGGAGGATTATTCGACACAGCTGACGCAGGCTGAGGTGGAGAGCTGCATGAAGAAGTACGAG gACACCTTCCAGGACTACCAAGAGATGTTCATCCAGTTTGGCTATGTGGTGCTCTTCTCCTCTGCCTTCCCACTGGCCGCCATGTGTGCGCTGGTCAACAACATCATCGAGATTCGCAGCGATGCCTTCAAACTGTGCACGGGGCTGCAGCGGCCCTTTGGGCAGCGGGTGGAGAGCATCGGGCAGTGGCAG AAGGTGATGGAGGCCATGGGCGTGTTGGCCATCGTGGTCAACTGCTACCTGATTGCACAGTGCGGGCAGCTGCAGAGGCTCTTCCCTTGGCTCAGCCCCGAGGGAGCCATCATCTCAGTGGTGGTGCTGGAG CATTTCGCCCTGCTGCTGAAGTACGTCATCCAAGTGGCCATCCCTGACATCCCCGCGTGGGTGGCCGAGGAGATGGCCAAGCTGGAGTACCAGCGTCGCGAGGCCTTCAAG CATGAGCGCCAGGCCCAGCAccacttccagcagcagcagcggcgcaagcgggaggaggaggagcggcAGCGGCACGCTGAGTACCAGGCACGCAAGGAGCGCGAGGCCAACCGTGATGAGGCCAAAGCTGAGGCTGCCGGGCAGGACCCGGCCCATGAGAAGAGCCAGAGCAAAGGGAAGGGCTCCAGCGGGTCCTCCACGCATGGCTCCGACAAGCCCAAGCGGCCCAGCTCGCTGTTGGCCACTAATAATGTCATGAAGCTGAAGCAGATCATCCCTCTGCAAGGCAAATTCCTCTCTGGAGGAGCTGGGCCAGGCAGCACGGCCGCCAGGTCCCCCCAGTCCCCCACCAGCAGCGATAACAAACTCCCCGGCTTCCTCAGCTTCAAGTTCCTGAAATCCCCTGAAACCAAGAGGGACGCGGCCACCGAAAAGGTGCAGTCTCCCACCAAGCCATTCAACCCCGGCAAGCTCTTCAACTTCGGCAAGTCTGAAGGGACCGGCAGCAACGGGGCCACCGCCTCCCCCCAGCCCCGTGCTGGCCCCTCTACAGATGGGGGCGAGAGGCCGGGCCCCAGCAAGTCCCACCTCAATGGGGCTCCAGAGGATGGAGCCCGTGAGGAGCCGGAGCCACGAGCAGAGGAGGAGAGTGGGGGCTACAGACTCTGA
- the ANO8 gene encoding anoctamin-8 isoform X1 gives METGCFFTPPPFLLPFPISRRCGRIGSQHRCGAAGRDKLFGKRLLQAGRYIMSHKAWMKTVPTENCDVLMTFPDSTDDHTLLWLLNHIRLGIPELIVQVRHHKHTRAYAFFVTATYESLLRGADEIGLRKPVKAEFGGGMRSFSCEEDYIYENIENELYFFTSQERQNIIRYWLENLRAKQGEALHNIHFLEGQPIIPELAARGVIQQVFPLHEQRILKRLMKSWVQAICEAQPLDEICDYFGVKIAMYFAWLGFYTSAMVYPAVFGSILYTFTESDQTSQDICCVVFAIFNVVWATLFLEEWKRRGAEFAYKWGTLDTPAESIEEPRPQFRGVKRISPVTSAEEFYYPPWKRLLFQCLVSLPVCLACLSFVFLVMLGCFQLQELVLSVKELPRILRFLPKIVLAVIVTTCDEVYKKIAYWLNDMENYRLQSAYEKHLIIKIVLFQFVNSYLSLFYIGFYLKDMERLKELLLIFSLSQSLVRQLKEALLPFILLHLHLSLIFLKGLLGFCWRLGVSKMLATLLITRQFLQNVKEVSQPHLYRRLRRGELSLHNLRELSHAVLRLLTHPRAPPAAGAAHEGSRGEKKCLNGGCGVPEEEEEEEEGRRESDSEDESVLDCGLKLKKVSFIEKAERRSTEPCSTEEESFLEEGSPTMVEKGMDPASVFELGDDEEDAEGPPGSPAKAAEPATGPRVTRRRREEEEGEEEGRRRNRASWIDPPEEDYSTQLTQAEVESCMKKYEDTFQDYQEMFIQFGYVVLFSSAFPLAAMCALVNNIIEIRSDAFKLCTGLQRPFGQRVESIGQWQKVMEAMGVLAIVVNCYLIAQCGQLQRLFPWLSPEGAIISVVVLEHFALLLKYVIQVAIPDIPAWVAEEMAKLEYQRREAFKKHERQAQHHFQQQQRRKREEEERQRHAEYQARKEREANRDEAKAEAAGQDPAHEKSQSKGKGSSGSSTHGSDKPKRPSSLLATNNVMKLKQIIPLQGKFLSGGAGPGSTAARSPQSPTSSDNKLPGFLSFKFLKSPETKRDAATEKVQSPTKPFNPGKLFNFGKSEGTGSNGATASPQPRAGPSTDGGERPGPSKSHLNGAPEDGAREEPEPRAEEESGGYRL, from the exons ATGGAGACAGGCTGCTTTTTCACTCCCCCCCCATTTTTGCTGCCGTTTCCCATCTCCCGGCGCTGCGGCCGCATTGGATCCCAGCAccgctgtggggctgcaggcagag ACAAGCTTTTTGGGAAGCGACTGCTCCAAGCCGGGCGTTACATCATGTCCCACAAAGCCTGGATGAAGACGGTGCCCACCGAGAACTGCGACGTGCTCATGACCTTCCCAG ACAGCACAGATGACCATACACTGCTTTGGCTGCTGAACCACATCCGCCTCGGCATCCCCGAGCTCATCGTGCAGGTGCGGCACCACAAGCACACCCGCGCCTACGCCTTCTTCGTCACCGCCACCTACGAGAG TTTGCTGCGTGGGGCTGATGAGATCGGGCTGAGGAAACCGGTGAAGGCTGAGTTTGGGGGCGGCATGAGGAGCTTCTCCTGCGAGGAGGATTACATCTATGAGAACATTGAGAATGAGCTTTACTTCTTCACCTCTcag GAAAGGCAAAACATCATCAGGTATTGGCTGGAGAACCTGCGGGCCAAGCAGGGAGAGGCGCTGCACAACATTCACTTCCTGGAGGGGCAGCCCATCA TCCCGGAGCTGGCGGCCCGCGGCGTCATCCAGCAGGTCTTCCCACTGCATGAGCAGAGGATCCTCAAGAGGCTGATGAAGTCCTGGGTGCAGGCCATCTGCGAGGCACAGCCACTCG ATGAGATCTGTGATTACTTTGGGGTGAAGATCGCCATGTACTTCGCCTGGCTCGGCTTCTACACCTCGGCCATGGTGTACCCTGCTGTGTTCGGCTCCATCCTCTACACCTTCACTGAGAGCGAccag ACCAGTCAGGACATCTGCTGTGTGGTCTTTGCCATCTTCAACGTGGTTTGGGCCACACTCTTCCTGGAGGAGTGGAAGCGCCGTGGGGCAGAGTTTGCGTATAAATGGGGGACGCTGGACACCCCCGCAGAGTCCATCGAGGAGCCGAGGCCACAGTTCAGG GGGGTGAAGAGGATCAGCCCCGTGACCAGCGCCGAGGAGTTCTACTATCCACCCTGGAAGCGGctgctgttccagtgcctgGTCAGCCTGCCCGTCTGCCTCGCCTGCCTCTCCTTCGTCTTCCTCGTCATGCTGGGCTGCTTCCAGCTCCAG GAGCTGGTGCTGAGTGTCAAGGAGCTGCCCCGCATCCTCCGTTTCCTGCCCAAAATCGTGCTGGCCGTCATCGTTACGACCTGCGACGAGGTTTACAAGAAGATCGCCTACTGGCTGAATGATATGG AGAATTACCGCCTGCAGAGTGCCTACGAGAAACACCTCATCATCAAAATCGTCCTG TTTCAGTTTGTAAATTCATACCTAAGTCTTTTCTACATCGGTTTCTACCTCAAAGACATGGAGCGGCTGAAGGAG CTCCTGCTCATCTTCTCTCTGTCCCAAAGCCTCGTGCGCCAGCTCAAAGAGGCGCTCCTCCCCTTcatcctcctccacctccacctcTCCCTCATCTTCCTTAAGGGCCTCCTGGGCTTTTGCTGGAGACTGGGAGTATCCAAA ATGCTGGCCACGCTGCTCATCACACGGCAGTTCCTGCAGAACGTCAAGGAGGTGTCGCAGCCCCACTTGTATCGCCGCCTGCGACGGGGGGAGCTCAGCCTACACAACCTCCGTGAGCTGTCCCACGCCGTTCTCCGTCTGCTCACCCATCCCCGAGCACCGCCGGCTGCCGGTGCAGCCCACGAGGGGTCGCGGGGGGAGAAGAAGTGTCTAAATGGAGGCTGCGGGGTGcccgaggaggaggaggaggaggaagaaggacgTCGGGAGTCGGATTCGGAGGATGAGAGCGTGCTGGACTGTGGGCTGAAGCTGAAGAAGGTGAGCTTCATTGAGAAAGCGGAGCGGCGCAGCACCGAGCCCTGCAGCACCGAGGAGGAGAGCTTCCTGGAGGAGGGCAGCCCCACCATGGTGGAGAAAGGGATGGATCCCGCCTCTGTCTTCGAGCTGGGTGATGATGAGGAGGATGCTGAAGGTCCCCCAGGCAGCCCGGCCAAGGCAGCGGAGCCGGCCACAGGCCCACGGGTCACAcggaggaggagggaggaagaggagggtgAGGAGGAAGGGCGCAGGCGGAACCGGGCGTCGTGGATTGATCCACCTGAGGAGGATTATTCGACACAGCTGACGCAGGCTGAGGTGGAGAGCTGCATGAAGAAGTACGAG gACACCTTCCAGGACTACCAAGAGATGTTCATCCAGTTTGGCTATGTGGTGCTCTTCTCCTCTGCCTTCCCACTGGCCGCCATGTGTGCGCTGGTCAACAACATCATCGAGATTCGCAGCGATGCCTTCAAACTGTGCACGGGGCTGCAGCGGCCCTTTGGGCAGCGGGTGGAGAGCATCGGGCAGTGGCAG AAGGTGATGGAGGCCATGGGCGTGTTGGCCATCGTGGTCAACTGCTACCTGATTGCACAGTGCGGGCAGCTGCAGAGGCTCTTCCCTTGGCTCAGCCCCGAGGGAGCCATCATCTCAGTGGTGGTGCTGGAG CATTTCGCCCTGCTGCTGAAGTACGTCATCCAAGTGGCCATCCCTGACATCCCCGCGTGGGTGGCCGAGGAGATGGCCAAGCTGGAGTACCAGCGTCGCGAGGCCTTCAAG AAGCATGAGCGCCAGGCCCAGCAccacttccagcagcagcagcggcgcaagcgggaggaggaggagcggcAGCGGCACGCTGAGTACCAGGCACGCAAGGAGCGCGAGGCCAACCGTGATGAGGCCAAAGCTGAGGCTGCCGGGCAGGACCCGGCCCATGAGAAGAGCCAGAGCAAAGGGAAGGGCTCCAGCGGGTCCTCCACGCATGGCTCCGACAAGCCCAAGCGGCCCAGCTCGCTGTTGGCCACTAATAATGTCATGAAGCTGAAGCAGATCATCCCTCTGCAAGGCAAATTCCTCTCTGGAGGAGCTGGGCCAGGCAGCACGGCCGCCAGGTCCCCCCAGTCCCCCACCAGCAGCGATAACAAACTCCCCGGCTTCCTCAGCTTCAAGTTCCTGAAATCCCCTGAAACCAAGAGGGACGCGGCCACCGAAAAGGTGCAGTCTCCCACCAAGCCATTCAACCCCGGCAAGCTCTTCAACTTCGGCAAGTCTGAAGGGACCGGCAGCAACGGGGCCACCGCCTCCCCCCAGCCCCGTGCTGGCCCCTCTACAGATGGGGGCGAGAGGCCGGGCCCCAGCAAGTCCCACCTCAATGGGGCTCCAGAGGATGGAGCCCGTGAGGAGCCGGAGCCACGAGCAGAGGAGGAGAGTGGGGGCTACAGACTCTGA
- the ANO8 gene encoding anoctamin-8 isoform X4, translating into METGCFFTPPPFLLPFPISRRCGRIGSQHRCGAAGRDKLFGKRLLQAGRYIMSHKAWMKTVPTENCDVLMTFPDSTDDHTLLWLLNHIRLGIPELIVQVRHHKHTRAYAFFVTATYESLLRGADEIGLRKPVKAEFGGGMRSFSCEEDYIYENIENELYFFTSQERQNIIRYWLENLRAKQGEALHNIHFLEGQPIIPELAARGVIQQVFPLHEQRILKRLMKSWVQAICEAQPLDEICDYFGVKIAMYFAWLGFYTSAMVYPAVFGSILYTFTESDQTSQDICCVVFAIFNVVWATLFLEEWKRRGAEFAYKWGTLDTPAESIEEPRPQFRGVKRISPVTSAEEFYYPPWKRLLFQCLVSLPVCLACLSFVFLVMLGCFQLQELVLSVKELPRILRFLPKIVLAVIVTTCDEVYKKIAYWLNDMENYRLQSAYEKHLIIKIVLMLATLLITRQFLQNVKEVSQPHLYRRLRRGELSLHNLRELSHAVLRLLTHPRAPPAAGAAHEGSRGEKKCLNGGCGVPEEEEEEEEGRRESDSEDESVLDCGLKLKKVSFIEKAERRSTEPCSTEEESFLEEGSPTMVEKGMDPASVFELGDDEEDAEGPPGSPAKAAEPATGPRVTRRRREEEEGEEEGRRRNRASWIDPPEEDYSTQLTQAEVESCMKKYEDTFQDYQEMFIQFGYVVLFSSAFPLAAMCALVNNIIEIRSDAFKLCTGLQRPFGQRVESIGQWQKVMEAMGVLAIVVNCYLIAQCGQLQRLFPWLSPEGAIISVVVLEHFALLLKYVIQVAIPDIPAWVAEEMAKLEYQRREAFKKHERQAQHHFQQQQRRKREEEERQRHAEYQARKEREANRDEAKAEAAGQDPAHEKSQSKGKGSSGSSTHGSDKPKRPSSLLATNNVMKLKQIIPLQGKFLSGGAGPGSTAARSPQSPTSSDNKLPGFLSFKFLKSPETKRDAATEKVQSPTKPFNPGKLFNFGKSEGTGSNGATASPQPRAGPSTDGGERPGPSKSHLNGAPEDGAREEPEPRAEEESGGYRL; encoded by the exons ATGGAGACAGGCTGCTTTTTCACTCCCCCCCCATTTTTGCTGCCGTTTCCCATCTCCCGGCGCTGCGGCCGCATTGGATCCCAGCAccgctgtggggctgcaggcagag ACAAGCTTTTTGGGAAGCGACTGCTCCAAGCCGGGCGTTACATCATGTCCCACAAAGCCTGGATGAAGACGGTGCCCACCGAGAACTGCGACGTGCTCATGACCTTCCCAG ACAGCACAGATGACCATACACTGCTTTGGCTGCTGAACCACATCCGCCTCGGCATCCCCGAGCTCATCGTGCAGGTGCGGCACCACAAGCACACCCGCGCCTACGCCTTCTTCGTCACCGCCACCTACGAGAG TTTGCTGCGTGGGGCTGATGAGATCGGGCTGAGGAAACCGGTGAAGGCTGAGTTTGGGGGCGGCATGAGGAGCTTCTCCTGCGAGGAGGATTACATCTATGAGAACATTGAGAATGAGCTTTACTTCTTCACCTCTcag GAAAGGCAAAACATCATCAGGTATTGGCTGGAGAACCTGCGGGCCAAGCAGGGAGAGGCGCTGCACAACATTCACTTCCTGGAGGGGCAGCCCATCA TCCCGGAGCTGGCGGCCCGCGGCGTCATCCAGCAGGTCTTCCCACTGCATGAGCAGAGGATCCTCAAGAGGCTGATGAAGTCCTGGGTGCAGGCCATCTGCGAGGCACAGCCACTCG ATGAGATCTGTGATTACTTTGGGGTGAAGATCGCCATGTACTTCGCCTGGCTCGGCTTCTACACCTCGGCCATGGTGTACCCTGCTGTGTTCGGCTCCATCCTCTACACCTTCACTGAGAGCGAccag ACCAGTCAGGACATCTGCTGTGTGGTCTTTGCCATCTTCAACGTGGTTTGGGCCACACTCTTCCTGGAGGAGTGGAAGCGCCGTGGGGCAGAGTTTGCGTATAAATGGGGGACGCTGGACACCCCCGCAGAGTCCATCGAGGAGCCGAGGCCACAGTTCAGG GGGGTGAAGAGGATCAGCCCCGTGACCAGCGCCGAGGAGTTCTACTATCCACCCTGGAAGCGGctgctgttccagtgcctgGTCAGCCTGCCCGTCTGCCTCGCCTGCCTCTCCTTCGTCTTCCTCGTCATGCTGGGCTGCTTCCAGCTCCAG GAGCTGGTGCTGAGTGTCAAGGAGCTGCCCCGCATCCTCCGTTTCCTGCCCAAAATCGTGCTGGCCGTCATCGTTACGACCTGCGACGAGGTTTACAAGAAGATCGCCTACTGGCTGAATGATATGG AGAATTACCGCCTGCAGAGTGCCTACGAGAAACACCTCATCATCAAAATCGTCCTG ATGCTGGCCACGCTGCTCATCACACGGCAGTTCCTGCAGAACGTCAAGGAGGTGTCGCAGCCCCACTTGTATCGCCGCCTGCGACGGGGGGAGCTCAGCCTACACAACCTCCGTGAGCTGTCCCACGCCGTTCTCCGTCTGCTCACCCATCCCCGAGCACCGCCGGCTGCCGGTGCAGCCCACGAGGGGTCGCGGGGGGAGAAGAAGTGTCTAAATGGAGGCTGCGGGGTGcccgaggaggaggaggaggaggaagaaggacgTCGGGAGTCGGATTCGGAGGATGAGAGCGTGCTGGACTGTGGGCTGAAGCTGAAGAAGGTGAGCTTCATTGAGAAAGCGGAGCGGCGCAGCACCGAGCCCTGCAGCACCGAGGAGGAGAGCTTCCTGGAGGAGGGCAGCCCCACCATGGTGGAGAAAGGGATGGATCCCGCCTCTGTCTTCGAGCTGGGTGATGATGAGGAGGATGCTGAAGGTCCCCCAGGCAGCCCGGCCAAGGCAGCGGAGCCGGCCACAGGCCCACGGGTCACAcggaggaggagggaggaagaggagggtgAGGAGGAAGGGCGCAGGCGGAACCGGGCGTCGTGGATTGATCCACCTGAGGAGGATTATTCGACACAGCTGACGCAGGCTGAGGTGGAGAGCTGCATGAAGAAGTACGAG gACACCTTCCAGGACTACCAAGAGATGTTCATCCAGTTTGGCTATGTGGTGCTCTTCTCCTCTGCCTTCCCACTGGCCGCCATGTGTGCGCTGGTCAACAACATCATCGAGATTCGCAGCGATGCCTTCAAACTGTGCACGGGGCTGCAGCGGCCCTTTGGGCAGCGGGTGGAGAGCATCGGGCAGTGGCAG AAGGTGATGGAGGCCATGGGCGTGTTGGCCATCGTGGTCAACTGCTACCTGATTGCACAGTGCGGGCAGCTGCAGAGGCTCTTCCCTTGGCTCAGCCCCGAGGGAGCCATCATCTCAGTGGTGGTGCTGGAG CATTTCGCCCTGCTGCTGAAGTACGTCATCCAAGTGGCCATCCCTGACATCCCCGCGTGGGTGGCCGAGGAGATGGCCAAGCTGGAGTACCAGCGTCGCGAGGCCTTCAAG AAGCATGAGCGCCAGGCCCAGCAccacttccagcagcagcagcggcgcaagcgggaggaggaggagcggcAGCGGCACGCTGAGTACCAGGCACGCAAGGAGCGCGAGGCCAACCGTGATGAGGCCAAAGCTGAGGCTGCCGGGCAGGACCCGGCCCATGAGAAGAGCCAGAGCAAAGGGAAGGGCTCCAGCGGGTCCTCCACGCATGGCTCCGACAAGCCCAAGCGGCCCAGCTCGCTGTTGGCCACTAATAATGTCATGAAGCTGAAGCAGATCATCCCTCTGCAAGGCAAATTCCTCTCTGGAGGAGCTGGGCCAGGCAGCACGGCCGCCAGGTCCCCCCAGTCCCCCACCAGCAGCGATAACAAACTCCCCGGCTTCCTCAGCTTCAAGTTCCTGAAATCCCCTGAAACCAAGAGGGACGCGGCCACCGAAAAGGTGCAGTCTCCCACCAAGCCATTCAACCCCGGCAAGCTCTTCAACTTCGGCAAGTCTGAAGGGACCGGCAGCAACGGGGCCACCGCCTCCCCCCAGCCCCGTGCTGGCCCCTCTACAGATGGGGGCGAGAGGCCGGGCCCCAGCAAGTCCCACCTCAATGGGGCTCCAGAGGATGGAGCCCGTGAGGAGCCGGAGCCACGAGCAGAGGAGGAGAGTGGGGGCTACAGACTCTGA